The proteins below are encoded in one region of Dasypus novemcinctus isolate mDasNov1 chromosome 13, mDasNov1.1.hap2, whole genome shotgun sequence:
- the MRPL9 gene encoding large ribosomal subunit protein bL9m produces the protein MAAALIFRSLRRTGAEPLLRGEVRELLWSRHGAGTPGPERDFSLSHNLGTVIVERWWKVPLAGEGRKPRLHRRHRVYKLVEDTKHRPKENLELILTQSVEEIGVRGDLVSVKKSLARNRLLPQGLAVYASPENKKLFEEEKSLRQEGKLEKIQTMAGEATVKFLRSCHLEVGMKNNVKWELNPEIVARHFLKNLGVVVAPHALKLPEEPITRWGEYWCEVTVNGLDTVRVPMSVVNFERPKTKRYKYWLAQQAAKGTAPTNSQVL, from the exons ATGGCGGCTGCTCTCATTTTTAGATCTTTGCGGAGGACGGGAGCTGAGCCACTGTTGCGAGGAGAAGTCCGGGAACTACTCTGGTCGCGACATGGAGCGGGCACCCCCGGCCCAGAGCGCGACTTCAGCCTCTCTCATAATCTG GGCACGGTCATCGTAGAGCGCTGGTGGAAGGTGCCCCTGGCCGGGGAAGGCCGGAAGCCGCGCTTGCACCGGAGACATCGCGTCTACAAGCTGGTGGAGGACACGAAACACCGACCCAAAGAGAACTTGGAGCTCATTCTCACGCAGTCTGTGGAGG AAATTGGAGTTCGGGGTGACCTGGTCTCAGTGAAGAAATCCTTGGCCCGTAATCGACTCCTTCCTCAGGGATTGGCTGTATATGCATCCCCTGAAAACAAGAAGCTGTTTGAAGAGGAGAAATCG ctgagacaagaaggaaaattagagaAGATCCAAACCATGGCAGGTGAGGCG ACAGTGAAATTTTTGAGAAGCTGTCACCTGGAGGTGGGAATGAAGAACAACGTCAAATGGGAGCTAAATCCTGAAATAGTTGCCCGCCACTTCCTTAAGAAT CTTGGTGTTGTGGTAGCCCCACATGCATTAAAGTTACCAGAAGAGCCCATCACACGGTGGGGCGAGTACTGGTGTGAGGTGACG GTAAATGGCCTTGACACTGTGAGGGTACCTATGTCCGTGGTGAACTTTGAGAGGCCCAAGACCAAAAGATATAAATACTGGTTAGCTCAGCAAGCTGCCAAGGGAACGGCCCCCACCAACTCTCAGGTGCTCTGA
- the OAZ3 gene encoding ornithine decarboxylase antizyme 3 (protein translation is dependent on polyamine-induced +1 ribosomal frameshift; non-AUG (CUG) translation initiation codon), whose amino-acid sequence MPCNRLHPSLYSLSYIKRGKTRNYLYPIWSPYAYYLYCYKYRITLREKMFPFYKSITYREHEDLTLRPRSCLQCSESLVGLQVGRSTDQGDHDQLKELYSAGNLTVLSADPLLHQNPVQLDFHFRLTPQTSAHWHGLLCDHRLFLDIPYRALNQGNRESLTATLEYVEEKTNVDFVFVNFPNDRNDKGALLRAFSYMGFEVVKPDHPALPPWDNVIFMVYPLERDLGPPPSEPP is encoded by the exons CTGCCTTGTAACAGGCTGCACCCCTCTCTTTACTCCCTTTCTTATATCAAGAGGGGAAAAACACGGAACTACCTCTACCCAATCTGGTCCCCATACGCCTATTATCTTTACTGCTACAAATACCGGATCACCCTCCGGGAGAAgatgtttcctttttataaaag CATCACTTATAGGGAACACGAGGACCTAACACTCCGGCCCCGTTCCTGCCTCCAGTGCTCC GAGTCCCTAGTAGGCCTCCAGGTGGGGAGAAGCACTGACCAGGGTGACCACGACCAGCTAAAAGAATTGTACTCG GCTGGGAACCTGACAGTGCTGTCTGCTGACCCCCTGCTCCACCAGAACCCAGTGCAGTTAGACTTCCACTTCCGCCTCACACCCCAGACCTCTGCCCATTGGCACGGCCTTCTCTGTGACCATCGACTCTTCCTGGATATCCCATATCGGGCCTTGAATCAAGGCAACCGGGAAAG TTTGACCGCAACTCTGGAGTATGTGGAGGAGAAGACCAACGTTGACTTTGTGTTTGTGAATTTCCCAAATGATCGGAATGATAAAG gTGCTTTGTTGCGGGCCTTCAGCTACATGGGCTTTGAAGTGGTCAAACCAGATCACCCTGCCCTTCCTCCCTGGGATAATGTCATCTTTATGGTGTATCCCCTTGAAAGGGACCTTGGCCCCCCACCCAGTGAACCTCCCTGA
- the TDRKH gene encoding tudor and KH domain-containing protein isoform X1: MSSERTSWTSLSTIQKIALGLGIPASATVAYILYRRYRESREERLTFVGEDDIEIEMRVPQEAVKLIIGRQGANIKQLRKQTGARIDVDTEDVGDERVLLISGFPVQVCKAKAAIHQILTENTPVSEQLSVPQRSVGRIIGRGGETIRSICKASGAKITCDKESEGTLLLSRLIKISGTQREVAAAKHLILEKVSEDEELRKRIAHSAETRVPRKQPISVRREEVTEPGGAGEPTMWKNTGTSKVQATTLAVPPHNGGGDMAVVGPAQEEGAWGKPNGDNLQEESGAQASPEMSVFEIPSPDFSFHADEYLEVYVSASEHPNHFWIQIIGSRSLQLDKLVSEMTQHYDNSLPEDLTVQVGDIVAAPLPTNGSWYRARVLGTLENGNLDLYFVDFGDNGDCPLKDLRALRSDFLSLPFQAIECSLARIAPTGEQWEEEALDEFDRLTHCADWKPLVAKISSYVQTGISTWPKIYLYDTSNGKKLDIGLELVRKGYAVELPEDMEENRTSPDTLQEMATETDVSLGSMLTEAKKSPGEIAHTLSCFSLSEAASMSGDDNLEDDYLL, encoded by the exons ATGTCCTCTGAAAGGACTTCTTGGACAAGCCTGTCCACTATTCAGAAAATAGCACTGGGTCTTGGGATCCCAGCTAGTGCAACAGTTGCCTATATCCTATACCGCAGATATAGGGAAAGCAGAG AAGAGCGCCTGACATTTGTTGGGGAAGATGACATTGAGATAGAGATGCGGGTTCCCCAGGAGGCTGTGAAGCTGATCATTGGCCGCCAAGGAGCCAATATTAAACAG CTTCGGAAACAGACAGGCGCTCGGATTGACGTGGACACAGAGGATGTAGGCGATGAGCGGGTACTGCTTATCAGTGGTTTTCCTGTTCAGGTGTGCAAAGCCAAAGCAGCAATCCATCAGATCCTGACAGAGAATACCCCCGTGTCTGAGCAGCTCTCAGTTCCCCAGAGATCTGTGGGCAGAATCATAG GGAGAGGTGGTGAGACAATTCGTTCTATCTGTAAGGCCTCTGGAGCCAAAATTACTTGTGACAAAGAATcagaggggacattactactatcAAGACTTATAAAAATCTCAGGAACACAGAGGGAAGTGGCAGCAGCTAAG CATTTGATCCTGGAGAAAGTTTCAGAAGATGAAGAACTTCGGAAGAGAATTGCTCATTCTGCAGAAACAAGAGTCCCACGCAAGCAGCCCATTAGTGTAAGAAGAGAGGAAGTGACAGAGCCAGGTGGAGCTGGAGAGCCAACTATGTGGAAAAACACTGGTACTAGCAAAGTGCAGGCTACAACACTGGCAGTTCCTCCACACAATGGAGGTGGCGACATGGCTGTTGTAGGGCCAGCACAGGAAGAAGGTGCCTGGGGAAAACCTAATGGTGACAACCTTCAGGAGGAGTCTGGAGCCCAGGCCAGTCCAGAGATGTCTGTGTTTGAAA TCCCCAGTCCTGACTTCAGTTTCCATGCTGATGAGTACCTGGAAGTCTACGTCTCAGCCTCTGAACACCCTAACCACTTCTGGATCCAAATCATTGGCTCCCGCAGCCTCCAACTGGATAAGCTTGTCAGTGAGATGACCCAGCACTATGACAACAGTCTG CCTGAAGACTTGACTGTGCAGGTAGGAGACATTGTGGCAGCACCTTTACCTACAAATGGCTCCTGGTATCGAGCCCGGGTTCTTGGCACCTTGGAGAATGGGAATCTGGACCTCTACTTTGTTGACTTTGGAGATAATGGAGATTGCCCACTGAAGGACCTCAGAGCTCTCAG GAGTGACTTTCTAAGCCTTCCATTTCAAGCAATTGAGTGTAGTCTGGCACGGATTGCACCCACAG GTGAACAGTGGGAAGAGGAAGCTTTGGATGAATTTGACAGACTCACTCACTGTGCTGACTGGAAACCCCTGGTGGCCAAGATCTCTAGCTATGTCCAGACTGGCATCTCAACTTGGCCAAAAATCTACTTATATGATACTAGCAATGGGAAG AAACTTGATATTGGATTAGAATTAGTACGTAAAGGATATGCAGTCGAGCTTCCTGAAGACATGGAAGAAAACCGAACTTCCCCAGACACATTGCAAGAAATG GCCACAGAAACAGATGTATCTCTCGGCAGCATGCTGACTGAGGCCAAGAAGAGCCCTGGAGAAATAGCACATACCCTGTCCTGCTTTAGCTTATCAG AAGCTGCCTCTATGTCTGGTGATGATAACCTTGAAGATGACTACTTACTCTGA
- the TDRKH gene encoding tudor and KH domain-containing protein isoform X3 has translation MSSERTSWTSLSTIQKIALGLGIPASATVAYILYRRYRESREERLTFVGEDDIEIEMRVPQEAVKLIIGRQGANIKQLRKQTGARIDVDTEDVGDERVLLISGFPVQVCKAKAAIHQILTENTPVSEQLSVPQRSVGRIIGRGGETIRSICKASGAKITCDKESEGTLLLSRLIKISGTQREVAAAKHLILEKVSEDEELRKRIAHSAETRVPRKQPISVRREEVTEPGGAGEPTMWKNTVPSPDFSFHADEYLEVYVSASEHPNHFWIQIIGSRSLQLDKLVSEMTQHYDNSLPEDLTVQVGDIVAAPLPTNGSWYRARVLGTLENGNLDLYFVDFGDNGDCPLKDLRALRSDFLSLPFQAIECSLARIAPTGEQWEEEALDEFDRLTHCADWKPLVAKISSYVQTGISTWPKIYLYDTSNGKKLDIGLELVRKGYAVELPEDMEENRTSPDTLQEMATETDVSLGSMLTEAKKSPGEIAHTLSCFSLSEAASMSGDDNLEDDYLL, from the exons ATGTCCTCTGAAAGGACTTCTTGGACAAGCCTGTCCACTATTCAGAAAATAGCACTGGGTCTTGGGATCCCAGCTAGTGCAACAGTTGCCTATATCCTATACCGCAGATATAGGGAAAGCAGAG AAGAGCGCCTGACATTTGTTGGGGAAGATGACATTGAGATAGAGATGCGGGTTCCCCAGGAGGCTGTGAAGCTGATCATTGGCCGCCAAGGAGCCAATATTAAACAG CTTCGGAAACAGACAGGCGCTCGGATTGACGTGGACACAGAGGATGTAGGCGATGAGCGGGTACTGCTTATCAGTGGTTTTCCTGTTCAGGTGTGCAAAGCCAAAGCAGCAATCCATCAGATCCTGACAGAGAATACCCCCGTGTCTGAGCAGCTCTCAGTTCCCCAGAGATCTGTGGGCAGAATCATAG GGAGAGGTGGTGAGACAATTCGTTCTATCTGTAAGGCCTCTGGAGCCAAAATTACTTGTGACAAAGAATcagaggggacattactactatcAAGACTTATAAAAATCTCAGGAACACAGAGGGAAGTGGCAGCAGCTAAG CATTTGATCCTGGAGAAAGTTTCAGAAGATGAAGAACTTCGGAAGAGAATTGCTCATTCTGCAGAAACAAGAGTCCCACGCAAGCAGCCCATTAGTGTAAGAAGAGAGGAAGTGACAGAGCCAGGTGGAGCTGGAGAGCCAACTATGTGGAAAAACACTG TCCCCAGTCCTGACTTCAGTTTCCATGCTGATGAGTACCTGGAAGTCTACGTCTCAGCCTCTGAACACCCTAACCACTTCTGGATCCAAATCATTGGCTCCCGCAGCCTCCAACTGGATAAGCTTGTCAGTGAGATGACCCAGCACTATGACAACAGTCTG CCTGAAGACTTGACTGTGCAGGTAGGAGACATTGTGGCAGCACCTTTACCTACAAATGGCTCCTGGTATCGAGCCCGGGTTCTTGGCACCTTGGAGAATGGGAATCTGGACCTCTACTTTGTTGACTTTGGAGATAATGGAGATTGCCCACTGAAGGACCTCAGAGCTCTCAG GAGTGACTTTCTAAGCCTTCCATTTCAAGCAATTGAGTGTAGTCTGGCACGGATTGCACCCACAG GTGAACAGTGGGAAGAGGAAGCTTTGGATGAATTTGACAGACTCACTCACTGTGCTGACTGGAAACCCCTGGTGGCCAAGATCTCTAGCTATGTCCAGACTGGCATCTCAACTTGGCCAAAAATCTACTTATATGATACTAGCAATGGGAAG AAACTTGATATTGGATTAGAATTAGTACGTAAAGGATATGCAGTCGAGCTTCCTGAAGACATGGAAGAAAACCGAACTTCCCCAGACACATTGCAAGAAATG GCCACAGAAACAGATGTATCTCTCGGCAGCATGCTGACTGAGGCCAAGAAGAGCCCTGGAGAAATAGCACATACCCTGTCCTGCTTTAGCTTATCAG AAGCTGCCTCTATGTCTGGTGATGATAACCTTGAAGATGACTACTTACTCTGA
- the TDRKH gene encoding tudor and KH domain-containing protein isoform X2, translating into MSSERTSWTSLSTIQKIALGLGIPASATVAYILYRRYRESREERLTFVGEDDIEIEMRVPQEAVKLIIGRQGANIKQLRKQTGARIDVDTEDVGDERVLLISGFPVQASGAKITCDKESEGTLLLSRLIKISGTQREVAAAKHLILEKVSEDEELRKRIAHSAETRVPRKQPISVRREEVTEPGGAGEPTMWKNTGTSKVQATTLAVPPHNGGGDMAVVGPAQEEGAWGKPNGDNLQEESGAQASPEMSVFEIPSPDFSFHADEYLEVYVSASEHPNHFWIQIIGSRSLQLDKLVSEMTQHYDNSLPEDLTVQVGDIVAAPLPTNGSWYRARVLGTLENGNLDLYFVDFGDNGDCPLKDLRALRSDFLSLPFQAIECSLARIAPTGEQWEEEALDEFDRLTHCADWKPLVAKISSYVQTGISTWPKIYLYDTSNGKKLDIGLELVRKGYAVELPEDMEENRTSPDTLQEMATETDVSLGSMLTEAKKSPGEIAHTLSCFSLSEAASMSGDDNLEDDYLL; encoded by the exons ATGTCCTCTGAAAGGACTTCTTGGACAAGCCTGTCCACTATTCAGAAAATAGCACTGGGTCTTGGGATCCCAGCTAGTGCAACAGTTGCCTATATCCTATACCGCAGATATAGGGAAAGCAGAG AAGAGCGCCTGACATTTGTTGGGGAAGATGACATTGAGATAGAGATGCGGGTTCCCCAGGAGGCTGTGAAGCTGATCATTGGCCGCCAAGGAGCCAATATTAAACAG CTTCGGAAACAGACAGGCGCTCGGATTGACGTGGACACAGAGGATGTAGGCGATGAGCGGGTACTGCTTATCAGTGGTTTTCCTGTTCAG GCCTCTGGAGCCAAAATTACTTGTGACAAAGAATcagaggggacattactactatcAAGACTTATAAAAATCTCAGGAACACAGAGGGAAGTGGCAGCAGCTAAG CATTTGATCCTGGAGAAAGTTTCAGAAGATGAAGAACTTCGGAAGAGAATTGCTCATTCTGCAGAAACAAGAGTCCCACGCAAGCAGCCCATTAGTGTAAGAAGAGAGGAAGTGACAGAGCCAGGTGGAGCTGGAGAGCCAACTATGTGGAAAAACACTGGTACTAGCAAAGTGCAGGCTACAACACTGGCAGTTCCTCCACACAATGGAGGTGGCGACATGGCTGTTGTAGGGCCAGCACAGGAAGAAGGTGCCTGGGGAAAACCTAATGGTGACAACCTTCAGGAGGAGTCTGGAGCCCAGGCCAGTCCAGAGATGTCTGTGTTTGAAA TCCCCAGTCCTGACTTCAGTTTCCATGCTGATGAGTACCTGGAAGTCTACGTCTCAGCCTCTGAACACCCTAACCACTTCTGGATCCAAATCATTGGCTCCCGCAGCCTCCAACTGGATAAGCTTGTCAGTGAGATGACCCAGCACTATGACAACAGTCTG CCTGAAGACTTGACTGTGCAGGTAGGAGACATTGTGGCAGCACCTTTACCTACAAATGGCTCCTGGTATCGAGCCCGGGTTCTTGGCACCTTGGAGAATGGGAATCTGGACCTCTACTTTGTTGACTTTGGAGATAATGGAGATTGCCCACTGAAGGACCTCAGAGCTCTCAG GAGTGACTTTCTAAGCCTTCCATTTCAAGCAATTGAGTGTAGTCTGGCACGGATTGCACCCACAG GTGAACAGTGGGAAGAGGAAGCTTTGGATGAATTTGACAGACTCACTCACTGTGCTGACTGGAAACCCCTGGTGGCCAAGATCTCTAGCTATGTCCAGACTGGCATCTCAACTTGGCCAAAAATCTACTTATATGATACTAGCAATGGGAAG AAACTTGATATTGGATTAGAATTAGTACGTAAAGGATATGCAGTCGAGCTTCCTGAAGACATGGAAGAAAACCGAACTTCCCCAGACACATTGCAAGAAATG GCCACAGAAACAGATGTATCTCTCGGCAGCATGCTGACTGAGGCCAAGAAGAGCCCTGGAGAAATAGCACATACCCTGTCCTGCTTTAGCTTATCAG AAGCTGCCTCTATGTCTGGTGATGATAACCTTGAAGATGACTACTTACTCTGA